The Comamonas testosteroni genome contains the following window.
AACTTCTGCGCCCGCGCGTAAAGCCAAAAGAAGAAGCCAATCCCCAGCACCACCAGCGCGGCACTACCGGCCAGCCAGCCGACCGCAAGACCAACTGCCAGAAACGTCGCAGCAATCAGGACCAGCCCGCCATAGAAAACTCCGGCACTAACTGTCCCCAACAAGATGGCGGGAACCGGCCAGCCGGTTCTTTTCTCATTGCCCAGCAAGGCATCCGCCACCGAGCCATCAAACGCCGATGCCGCTGCATCCTTGGTGACAAACCCGGCGACGGCGGCCGCGCTTTTTTCCAGGCTCTGCTCCAGATGCCTGGTCATACGATGTGTCCTCTGCTGCCGACTGGCAAGCATCCACAGTGCCACGGCGGCTGCAGCGATCAGCAGCGCCAGACTCAGGAGCAAAAACGCATGGCTAGCCATGGCGCAGTCCCGCATGGTTTGCGCCGTTGCCGCCCGCGTGCTGCAGCACCGCACGATAGCGCGCCAGCTTGGGCGTATGTGGCACCATGCCCAGCGTGGTCCAGCGCTCCAGATCCTCGCCGTCGGCCTGCGGCAGCAGCTCGTGACGATAGAGCTCCTGCGTGGCAATCACGCTATCGGTGATGCCCGTGACTTCGGTGATCGATGTAATGCGCCGTTTGCCATTGGGCAGGCGGCTGATCTGCACGATGAAATCGAGCGCATTGGCAATCTGGCGGCGCAGGCTGACCTCGCTGCCCTGAAAGCCCGCAAAGCCCGCAAGCATCTCCATGCGGTGCAGACACTCGCGAGGAGAGCTGGCGTGGATGGTGGCCATGGAACCGTCGTGACCGGTGTTCATGGCCTGCAGCATTTCCAACACTTCCGCGCCGCGCACCTCGCCCACCACAATGCGATCCGGGCGCATGCGCAAGCTGTTGCGCAGCAGATCCCGAATGGAAACCACTCCGGCGCCTTCAAAGCCACCGGGACGGCTTTCCATGCGCACCACATGCGGGTGAGGCAGCGTGAGCTCGGCCGTGTCCTCAATCGTCACCACCCGCTCATTGGCGGGGATAAAGCCCGCAATCGCATTGAGCATGGAGGTCTTGCCGCAGCTGGTGCCGCCGCTGATGAGAATATTGCAGCGCTCGCGCACCGCCAGCTCCAGCAAGCGAGCCATGCCTTCGTCCATGGTGCCGAAATCGACCAGATCCTGAACGCGCAGCGGATCATTGCGAAACTTGCGTATGGATACCGCCGGCCCATCCAGCGACAAGGGCTCTATCACCACATTGATACGCCCTCCATCCGGCAAGCGCGCATCGACCATGGGCGTGGATTCATCAAGGCGGCGGCCCAGCGGGGAGATGATGCGGCGCACGATGCGCAGCACATGGGCGTTGTCGGTGAAATGCAAGGCCTCCTGCTGCAAAATTCCCTTGCGTGAGACAAAGACGCGCTGATAGCCGTTGATCAGAATGTCCTCGACCTCCGGGTCGGCCATCAGGTCATCCAGCGGCCCCAGCCCGGACAGCTCCTTGTTCAGGGCCTGCGCAATCCATTGCACCTCCTCGTCATTGACTGGAAAGCGCTGCTGACGCACAAACTGCTCCAGCTCCTGGTGCACAAACTGGCGCACACGGCTGGTTGACCACTTGGCAAACACCGCACCCAGTTCCTCCACACGCGTGAGCAAATGCTCGTGTGCGACGTTCTTGATCAGCAGCAGCTGCTTGGAGTCCGAAAAATGACTGCTTTTTTCGGCGAAAACAATGTCCATGCTCATTCGCCTCTCCTCAATCGCTTGGCCCATTGCCCCAAAACTCCCGACGCTGGCGCCGCGACCTTGTCAGCCACCACCGCTCCGCTCAGCAATGCTCTGGCCATGCTTCTGACACAGGTCACATAGGGATCACCGCGCAGCGATTGCGACAACAGCTGACCGCAGCTGGCGGCATTCAGCAAAACCGTGGACCGATCCGGCACCACATGCAGCAATTCCAGGCCAAGGCGCTGCGCGACCTCTTTGGCGGGCAGGCCGGCTTGCGCATTGAAGCGGTTGAGCACCAGCTTGAGCGTGCTGCGACTCACGCCCTTGGCATCAAGCTCCTTGAGCATCTGCGCCGTAGACACAATGCCTCCCAGCGACTGGTCACAAACCACCCAGCCCTGCCCGCTCTCGCGCAGCAAGGGCGCCAGAAAATCAGCCTGCACCATGCCGCCCAGATCGATCACCTGCACCCCAAGCAGGCTTTTGAGCGTGTTGACGACACCCGCTGCAGCCGCAGGGCTGACTTCGCGCAGCATGCCCAGATCGGAAGGCCAGGCCAGAGTCACAGTGCCTGTGGAGTGCTTGGCAAAGGCCGATTCGATCAATGTCGCGTCCAGGCGGCGCGTATTCTGAACCGCATCCACAAAGCTGAAGTCACCCGCGATGCCCAGATACAGCAAGCCATCACGTGCAGGCAAGCCCAGGTCCAGCAATGCTGCATGTGCGGACTCATCCAGCGGCAACTGACTTGCGCCAAACGGCCTGGCAACCTGCTTTCTGTTCTTGCTGCCTCGCACGTCATAGGCATGCATTTCCTGGAGCATCACGGCCAGATGCGTTGCCAGCGTAGTCACACCCATCCCTACACGTGCCCCCAGCAAAGGCAGGGAGAAGCCTTTGGTTTCCGGCTCCAGCGCCACCGTCGCAGGCAGCTGACGGCGTTCATGCATCTGATGCCTGATGGCCGCATTGGCCTCGGCTTCGGACGCATCCCAGTCAATGAATTCAACCACGCCACAGCGCAGGGCCGCACGCATGGAAGCGGGCTCGGCAGCAGAGCCGGACCCCATGATCACCACGCCGGGGAAACTGGCGCGCAAATCGCTGACCAGGACGATGGCAGCCTCCGTCATGGGAGTCGAGAAATCCACCACCACCACGCCAAGCCCAGGCGCCGAAATCGCAGTGTGAAGCGTTGCCAGATCGCCTGCCACCGGTATCACTTCCGCATCGCTGCCCAGAGCACTTGCCAGCCAGAAAGCGTGCGATGAGGACTGCGTTACCAGCACCACGCGTGCATTGCCGCGCACCGCCCCTGGCTGCGCGGTATTGAGCTGGGAAGAGTCCATGCGCATATTCATGTCTCTACTCTGGCACTCAGCGCGAGAAGCCCGGCGCCACGCTGGACGACAGGCCACCCGCCACCCATGGCCCCCACACCGCAGGATCACGCTGCTCGGTGCGCCCGGGCAGCAGCGGCTCCACATTCACATCGCGAGCCAGCGGCTTGACAAGGCGCGGAGTCACCACAATCGCCAGCTCGCTCTCCTTTCGCTGAAACTCCTGACGCTTGAACAGCACACCCAGAATCGGGATATCGCCCAGCAAAGGAACCTTGTCGGTACCCGATGTGGTGTTGCGGCTGACCAGGCCGCCAATCACAAAGCTCTCGCCGTCACCCAGTTCCACCGTCGTGTCGGCACGGCGAGTGGTGATGGACGGAATGGTCGCGCTGTTCAGAACTATGGTGTTGGCGTAGTCCAGTTCGCTGGCCTCAGGCGCCACCTTGAGCACGATGCGATCGTTGGACAGCACCGTGGGAGAGACCGTCAAGCCGATGCCGTAAGGCTTGTACTGAATGGCCACCATGCCCGTGCCTGCAGGCACGGGAACCGGCACCTCGCCGCCCGACAGAAAGTTGGCGCTCTGGCCGGACAAGGCCACCAGGGTCGGGGCCGCCAGCACCCGCGCCAGATTATTGCCTTCGAGCATGCCGATATTGACACCGATGCCGGCCTTGTCGAACTGCATCAACAGGTTGAAGGCCTGAGTCAAAGGGTTGGCGGTCGCGCCTGTCGTGGAGCTCCCGCCGCCTGAGCCATAGGAGCCCCGCCCAAAAATGCCAAAGCTGAAGCCAGAGCTGTTGGGAGAGGTGCTGAACAGATTGAGACCCACCTTCTTCATCTGGGTCTTGTTGAACTCAACCACCTTGACATCGACCTGCACCACATTGCTTTTGAGCTGGACGCTGGAGAGATCGACGGTCTTGGCCTTGTCGGCGGATTGCGCATTCGCCAGCTCGCCGGCAAATTGCTGCTCTATCAGGCTGGAGGCCTTGGCCGTGCGCAGTTCCACCCGCTGCTGCACATTGAGCATATAGGTCTGCGCCTGCGCTTCACCACGCGGCCAGACCATGAACGATGTGCTGCCAGGCTTGAGCGGATTCAGCAGGATCTTGGCGGCAGCCCCTTTGCCCGCACGCTTGATATGCACCGCCGCAATCGTGTCGTCGCCGATGGCAATGCGCTCCACACCGCCGGGCAGGTCCAGCTCATGCTGCGCGCCCATCACGAGCTTGATTTCCCTGGATGCTGTTGCTCGCTGCGCTCTGCTTTCGCCCGCATTGGGCACTTGCTGCGCAAGGGCCGGGACAGTGACGGCACTCAAGGACAGGCCGTAGAGCAGATACAGCGGCTTCAGCGAAAAGGTGCGGGATGCGATTGAAACAGTCTTGTTATTCATAGATCAGTACCGCACGGTTTGGGAGTTGGCACCACGCACGAATTCAACGGGCAGGGAAGAGTCTGCGGAGGCAGTACGTGTGCGCGGCACAGCAGGCTTGGCAACCCCGGCTGTCATGGGCCTGGCTGCACTCATGCGCGCGACCGAAGTGCCTGCAGAACCAGCCAGGCTGCTCATGGCCACACCAGCCTGCGCTGCGTCAGCACCTTCCAGCGGAGCGGCAACAGCTCCCTTGGTCATGGCGACGGCTAATACGCCGGGCAGTGGAGCAAACTTCTCCCTATCCGGCTCTGTCATATCCGTGGGGCTGCGCAACGCCAGAAGCAGACTGCCATTGGAGCCGCCCAGCAGCAACTGACTGACCTCGGCCACCGGCACCGCAAGCACCGCAGTTCGGGCGTTGTCAGGGCCATTGGCCTGCTTGCCCTCTGTTTTCTCCACCGAGCTCAGAGCATCCACCGATGCCGCACCATAGGCCAGCACGCGCTTGCGCGAAAGCAGCAAACGCGCCTGGCTCTGGTCGATTTCATTGCCATCGCGGCGCAGCGCAAAGAACACATCGACAAAGTCACCAGGTCTGATGCGATTGCCGGCGCCAATGCTTTCATCGACCTTGACTGCGACCGCTCGCTCCCCCTCCGACAACTTGAGCGCCAGGCCGGTCGCCATTTGCCCTTGGAGTACGGGTGCGCCTTTGGGAATGTCCACCGCAGGAACCGAGCCGACCGCAGCCTGAACCTCGCCATAAGCACCATCGGGCTTGGCGGGCAACGGCATGAGCTGCAGATCCTCGGCCTTGAGTGCCTGGCCCGCGGGAATGGCCTGCGCGGCCACCACCACGCTCAGGCTGGCATTAGATTGGCTGCTGCTGGCGGAAGTTTGAGCCTGAGGGTCCGGTGCCTGAGGAGCCCTGGCAAGCATCCACCCATAAACACCCAGAGCCAATGCCACTGCCAGCAAAACCCCGACCGCGATCTTTGCGACATTCACCATAGATTTCCCTCTTATTACTTGGCTTCAAAGAGCAAGGCTTTATCGTTTTCAGTCAATCAAGCTAATTTGTGCGACGGCTCTCCCCCGCAAGAGATTGGGAGTGGGCAGGCTCAACACAGACCCCAGCAATCTCGGGATCAGCGGTGCGGTGGCGTAGTTGTAGTTCACCTGCATGGTCACGCAGTTCACCAGGCTGGCATCGTTGGAGGCAGTGAAAGATGCTGAACCTGTACCACAGAGACCAGGCGTGGCATGCAAGCCCGCAGCATCGCTGACACCTGCGCTGCAGCCCGCAGAACCCAAGCCTGCACCCATTCTGGAAAGCCAATCCGTCGCCAAGGCCGCAGTGGCACAGGCTGCAGTCAAACGTGCCTGCAACTGGGCTGGCTTGGTCATCGCGGCGCCCGTGGGAACGGAGGGATATCGCACTGCGGCTCTTGCCCCTTCGGCGGCAGCCAAGGTCAAGGTCTGCTGTGCGGCAAAGATCAGGCCATAGGTGATGATGGCGTAGAAAATCAGAAAGAAAATGGGAAAGAGAATGGCAAACTCAATTGCTGCTGCACCTTGCTGCCTTTTGAATTGCATGACCCCCTCCTTTCCTCTTGCTATTTATTCAGCATCAGAACAATCACCGTTGCCATGGAGAGATAGGTCACATACGGAATGAACCTTCTCTTGTTTTTTTGAGTACCGTCGTCCCAATTAATCGCTGGAGAGAAAAAATACTTCAAATGACTTCGAACAATGAATCCATGAGCCACCGCAAAACCGCAACTCAACGCCCAGACGAGCAATAACAACTCCCAACCCAGCCAAGCACCGAGCGCTGCTGCGAACTTCACATCTCCGGCAGCCATCACCCCAAAGAAATAAAACACCAAGAGAACTGAAAATGCCAGAAAACAACCAATAAAAGCACCCTCAACAGAAATATTGACAGAGCTTGCTTCAGGAAAAAGGAAAGCAGTAATAAATGCCAACCCTAATCCTGAAACAGATAAATAATTGAAACATTTTCTATATCTGGCATCACAGACTGCCGAAGTGCACAGCCATGCCAGAAATACCATACCCATTACGGTATTTACCCACCAATCGCGGTAAGAATATTACCCAAAAGCGTATTGATCCGGGTTCCAAGGCCGGTAACAGCACCCACAATGACAGCGGCAATCAGCCCCGCGATCAGGCCGTACTCAATCGCCGTTGCACCTTCTTCATCACGCCAGAATTTGATGATTTGGTCTTTCATGACTAGCTCCTTCAACAATCAGGTTTGTAGATCGCTGTGGCTGTTTTCGACCACCGCGGAACCAATCTTACGAAGCCAGAAACATCTTGAAATATTTGAAATAGCTATCAACAACTATGCGGCATAGTTCTCGGCAATTTCAACCACCGTGCAAGCAAGCACTCCCACATCAAAAAGACCAATAAAAACAAAGACTTCACTGGATGCAGGGAATCATCTGAAATTTTCTTGACTCTTCCCTCACATATGTCTTCCGGTTCAATCTACGCAATCTTCATTTATTTCCTACGGATTAATAGATTTCGTCCTACATTCAATAATCGGGTTAACCCTTTGTTTCAGATGAAAGAACAAAAAGGCCTGCAGACAGCAGGCCTTTCTGAAACAAAAGAGATTGCTCAATAAAGTGATTCGGAAATCACTGCAGGGCTTTAATCAGTTTGAGAGCAATGTCCTGCAGCGGTGGCTGCAGTTTTCTATAGCAGTCGAGCAGGCGCTGCTCATCGCTGGGTAGCGATGCGGTCTCGGAATGCAGACCTGCCATCAATTCCAGCGCCGTGGTCTGCAGCGCAACGGCCAGTCTTGCCAGCGTGTCATTCTTGAGAGTGCGAATGGCTCCCGACTCGATCTGCGAGATGGCGGATGCAGTGACATCCGCCATCTGCGCCAGGCGTCCCTGGCTCAAACCCAGCGCCTGTCGCCGGGCGCGTATGCGCTCACCTAAATGCGTCATCTATCCCACTAACTCACACTACACGCCAATGCCTGCGCAAATGTCACGCGGCCTTTATTTAGTTTGAGCCTCCCGACAACCAAGACGCCTTGATAGCGGGCTCTGCAATGCCGCTATCCCTAACTCGGGGCAGCAAGCAAAGACCGCTCTGCAGCGGTGCTGCCGCCCCTTGACGGGGCTGATCAAAGAGTCTCAGGCGGAGGCTCTGGTCAGGCCCCGTGGCACTTCTTGAACTTCTTGCCGCTACCGCAGGGGCAAGGGTCGTTGCGGCCGGGCTGCTCGCCCTTGACGATGGTTTCCTGGCGTGGGCCCATGCTCTTCCACAGGCGGTACAGGTCATACACGGCCCAGATGGCTTCGCCAAAGGCATCCACACGCTCCTGGCTGGTCGAGG
Protein-coding sequences here:
- a CDS encoding CpaF family protein, coding for MSMDIVFAEKSSHFSDSKQLLLIKNVAHEHLLTRVEELGAVFAKWSTSRVRQFVHQELEQFVRQQRFPVNDEEVQWIAQALNKELSGLGPLDDLMADPEVEDILINGYQRVFVSRKGILQQEALHFTDNAHVLRIVRRIISPLGRRLDESTPMVDARLPDGGRINVVIEPLSLDGPAVSIRKFRNDPLRVQDLVDFGTMDEGMARLLELAVRERCNILISGGTSCGKTSMLNAIAGFIPANERVVTIEDTAELTLPHPHVVRMESRPGGFEGAGVVSIRDLLRNSLRMRPDRIVVGEVRGAEVLEMLQAMNTGHDGSMATIHASSPRECLHRMEMLAGFAGFQGSEVSLRRQIANALDFIVQISRLPNGKRRITSITEVTGITDSVIATQELYRHELLPQADGEDLERWTTLGMVPHTPKLARYRAVLQHAGGNGANHAGLRHG
- a CDS encoding AAA family ATPase — encoded protein: MDSSQLNTAQPGAVRGNARVVLVTQSSSHAFWLASALGSDAEVIPVAGDLATLHTAISAPGLGVVVVDFSTPMTEAAIVLVSDLRASFPGVVIMGSGSAAEPASMRAALRCGVVEFIDWDASEAEANAAIRHQMHERRQLPATVALEPETKGFSLPLLGARVGMGVTTLATHLAVMLQEMHAYDVRGSKNRKQVARPFGASQLPLDESAHAALLDLGLPARDGLLYLGIAGDFSFVDAVQNTRRLDATLIESAFAKHSTGTVTLAWPSDLGMLREVSPAAAAGVVNTLKSLLGVQVIDLGGMVQADFLAPLLRESGQGWVVCDQSLGGIVSTAQMLKELDAKGVSRSTLKLVLNRFNAQAGLPAKEVAQRLGLELLHVVPDRSTVLLNAASCGQLLSQSLRGDPYVTCVRSMARALLSGAVVADKVAAPASGVLGQWAKRLRRGE
- a CDS encoding type II and III secretion system protein family protein → MNNKTVSIASRTFSLKPLYLLYGLSLSAVTVPALAQQVPNAGESRAQRATASREIKLVMGAQHELDLPGGVERIAIGDDTIAAVHIKRAGKGAAAKILLNPLKPGSTSFMVWPRGEAQAQTYMLNVQQRVELRTAKASSLIEQQFAGELANAQSADKAKTVDLSSVQLKSNVVQVDVKVVEFNKTQMKKVGLNLFSTSPNSSGFSFGIFGRGSYGSGGGSSTTGATANPLTQAFNLLMQFDKAGIGVNIGMLEGNNLARVLAAPTLVALSGQSANFLSGGEVPVPVPAGTGMVAIQYKPYGIGLTVSPTVLSNDRIVLKVAPEASELDYANTIVLNSATIPSITTRRADTTVELGDGESFVIGGLVSRNTTSGTDKVPLLGDIPILGVLFKRQEFQRKESELAIVVTPRLVKPLARDVNVEPLLPGRTEQRDPAVWGPWVAGGLSSSVAPGFSR
- the cpaB gene encoding Flp pilus assembly protein CpaB, whose translation is MVNVAKIAVGVLLAVALALGVYGWMLARAPQAPDPQAQTSASSSQSNASLSVVVAAQAIPAGQALKAEDLQLMPLPAKPDGAYGEVQAAVGSVPAVDIPKGAPVLQGQMATGLALKLSEGERAVAVKVDESIGAGNRIRPGDFVDVFFALRRDGNEIDQSQARLLLSRKRVLAYGAASVDALSSVEKTEGKQANGPDNARTAVLAVPVAEVSQLLLGGSNGSLLLALRSPTDMTEPDREKFAPLPGVLAVAMTKGAVAAPLEGADAAQAGVAMSSLAGSAGTSVARMSAARPMTAGVAKPAVPRTRTASADSSLPVEFVRGANSQTVRY
- a CDS encoding TadE/TadG family type IV pilus assembly protein, which gives rise to MQFKRQQGAAAIEFAILFPIFFLIFYAIITYGLIFAAQQTLTLAAAEGARAAVRYPSVPTGAAMTKPAQLQARLTAACATAALATDWLSRMGAGLGSAGCSAGVSDAAGLHATPGLCGTGSASFTASNDASLVNCVTMQVNYNYATAPLIPRLLGSVLSLPTPNLLRGRAVAQISLID
- a CDS encoding A24 family peptidase, which gives rise to MGMVFLAWLCTSAVCDARYRKCFNYLSVSGLGLAFITAFLFPEASSVNISVEGAFIGCFLAFSVLLVFYFFGVMAAGDVKFAAALGAWLGWELLLLVWALSCGFAVAHGFIVRSHLKYFFSPAINWDDGTQKNKRRFIPYVTYLSMATVIVLMLNK
- a CDS encoding Flp family type IVb pilin; its protein translation is MKDQIIKFWRDEEGATAIEYGLIAGLIAAVIVGAVTGLGTRINTLLGNILTAIGG
- a CDS encoding helix-turn-helix domain-containing protein translates to MTHLGERIRARRQALGLSQGRLAQMADVTASAISQIESGAIRTLKNDTLARLAVALQTTALELMAGLHSETASLPSDEQRLLDCYRKLQPPLQDIALKLIKALQ